Proteins from a genomic interval of Gammaproteobacteria bacterium:
- a CDS encoding SCO family protein, translating into MPMLTHEGRAVRFYDDLVKGRVVTVNVMYTGCGDSCPLMTQNLRHVQRLLGDRVGRDLFMYSITLQPEVDTVGVLHSYARLFQVKPGWQFLTGSREDIQELRVALGFYNPNPALDAIDAEHTGILRFGNDRLRRWAGCPAMTRPMGIVESILSSMSVPNASNAAI; encoded by the coding sequence TCTGGTCAAAGGCAGGGTGGTCACCGTCAACGTAATGTACACCGGGTGCGGGGACTCGTGCCCTCTCATGACCCAGAACCTGCGCCATGTGCAGCGGCTGCTCGGAGATCGCGTGGGACGCGATCTGTTCATGTATTCCATCACCCTGCAACCCGAGGTGGACACGGTGGGCGTCCTGCATAGCTACGCCCGACTGTTTCAGGTAAAGCCCGGCTGGCAATTCCTTACGGGCAGCCGTGAGGACATTCAAGAATTACGCGTCGCGCTGGGGTTCTACAACCCGAACCCGGCGCTCGACGCGATCGACGCGGAGCACACCGGCATCCTGCGTTTCGGCAACGACCGCCTCCGCCGCTGGGCCGGGTGTCCGGCGATGACGCGCCCGATGGGTATCGTCGAGTCCATCTTAAGCTCGATGTCGGTACCCAACGCCAGCAACGCGGCCATTTAA